The Pseudomonas pergaminensis nucleotide sequence ATTGACGTCCACCAGCGGGTCTTTATTGGCGCAGATAAACAGGCTGGGGGCGTCGATGGGACGGGCGTCGGCCGCCAGGTAAACCTTCTCCAGGGCCAGCAACTTCTTGCGTTCGCGATGCTGCAGGTGAGTGGTCGCCAGCGCGTCGTTACGGATAAATTCGACCAGGTGCGGGTTGGCGGTGAAGTCTTCGGCGTCGAGCCCCGAATCCCACAGGATCTGCCGGTCGTCCAGGTCGATACTGGCGCGCTCCTGCTCACTCAGCCGGTCGTGCATCTTGCCCAGCCACGCCGAGCAGATCACCAGATTGTCATAGGGCAATGGCGTGTAAGCGCTGCTTGCGATGGCAGCCAGCACCGACCCGCCCAGGCAGTGGCCGAACAGGCACAGCGGAATGTCGTCGGGCACTTCACGGCGAATGTGCTCGATGGCCGCCGCCGCATCTGCGTGCAGCGTGCGCACATCCGGAAAGCCATGTTTCTGGCCGCTGCTGATGCCGCACCCTTCGCGGTCGAGAGCGTAAAACGCGATACCCAGGTTGGCGAAAGCGTTGCCCACCGACCACAGCCAACCAGCGTGGCTTTGCAGGCCATGAAAATACAAAATGGCCCCTTGCGGCCGCTGTGGACGCCAGGCGTGCAGGGCCATGCGCCGATCTGCCTGAGCCAAGTGGTGGACTTCACGCGCAATGCTGTGTGCAAACAAGTGCATATTCATGATTGCCTCTCAAAGTCAGAATTGCTGGATGCCCAGCAGGGACAGGTCCGGTTGGAAGGGCTTGTATTTGATCTGCAGGGTTTTCCTCGCGGCCTTTTCGCGCTCGATGGCCATGGAGATCGCGTTGCCGGGCACCGTAATGACCTTGATTTGCCCCAGGCGCTTGCTGGAGCGCTTGGACTCGTACTCGATATTGATCGCCTGCAAGTGCCCGTCGAGCAGTTGGCTGAGGGTTTGCGACTCGCCGCACGACGCGCCGCCGGCCTCGATGGCGACGGCGTAGTAAGGCGTTTCGTGCCAGACCGGAGCGCACAGGTACAGCCCGGCATTGGGAATGCCGCACATCTGCACGGCTTCGTGCAGCTGGGTCTCGGTGATCTTTTCGCCGGTAAAGGAGTGCATGACGCCGTTGCGGCGGCTGAAACTGATGCGCGGCACGCCACGGTAGTAGCCGTGCACGCGGTAAATATCAC carries:
- a CDS encoding alpha/beta hydrolase, translated to MNMHLFAHSIAREVHHLAQADRRMALHAWRPQRPQGAILYFHGLQSHAGWLWSVGNAFANLGIAFYALDREGCGISSGQKHGFPDVRTLHADAAAAIEHIRREVPDDIPLCLFGHCLGGSVLAAIASSAYTPLPYDNLVICSAWLGKMHDRLSEQERASIDLDDRQILWDSGLDAEDFTANPHLVEFIRNDALATTHLQHRERKKLLALEKVYLAADARPIDAPSLFICANKDPLVDVNATVGHFQRLCRNGSTLLVNQDKHYLFFTPAMGQVVQFTADFVKANGRYAYDAA